In the Solibacillus sp. FSL K6-1523 genome, one interval contains:
- a CDS encoding Gfo/Idh/MocA family protein, with the protein MTKTSIAIIGTGVVGERIINQALDNPNLEITAIYDENKRRLEELAAKYNVPTVANLQELLQLKPDWVYIGTPPVSHASLAQEIAKHGLHILSEKPLAHDATDGKLMVQVAQHANVKTAMHFPLMYSPAVHQLKQEIKEEAMGAITRIELHTYFPEWPRKWQQNPWIASREQGGFIREIFPHYFQLTHHLFGDLSIIAHETTYPEDVTLCETGVTALAKTTSGIPVVINGLSTIGQEERIEFKIFGTKKVVTLRNWSQVFISAPYEAEQEVIPTVTPKTLLQACHEALHTEDVFLVTFEEGLKVQRWIDTLFLERS; encoded by the coding sequence ATGACCAAAACTTCGATTGCAATCATCGGAACAGGGGTTGTCGGTGAACGCATCATCAATCAAGCACTCGACAATCCAAACTTAGAAATCACAGCGATTTACGATGAAAATAAAAGGCGCCTTGAAGAACTTGCAGCAAAATATAACGTTCCGACTGTAGCTAATTTACAAGAACTACTTCAGCTCAAACCTGACTGGGTATATATCGGTACACCACCTGTCAGTCACGCATCGCTCGCACAGGAAATTGCGAAACATGGCTTACATATTTTATCGGAAAAACCGTTAGCACACGATGCAACAGATGGAAAGTTGATGGTTCAAGTAGCGCAGCACGCGAATGTAAAAACAGCGATGCACTTCCCACTCATGTACAGTCCAGCTGTTCATCAGTTAAAGCAGGAGATAAAAGAAGAGGCAATGGGCGCTATTACACGCATTGAACTACATACGTATTTCCCAGAGTGGCCGCGTAAATGGCAACAAAATCCATGGATTGCTTCGCGTGAGCAAGGTGGCTTTATTCGCGAAATCTTCCCGCATTATTTCCAGTTAACACATCATTTATTTGGTGATTTGTCGATTATTGCACACGAAACGACGTACCCAGAAGATGTTACGTTATGCGAAACAGGGGTTACCGCGCTTGCGAAAACAACGAGTGGTATTCCAGTAGTCATTAATGGATTATCAACAATTGGTCAAGAGGAGCGGATTGAGTTCAAAATTTTTGGTACAAAAAAAGTCGTCACACTTCGCAACTGGTCACAAGTATTCATAAGTGCGCCGTATGAGGCAGAGCAAGAAGTGATTCCGACTGTTACCCCCAAAACATTACTTCAAGCATGTCATGAAGCGCTTCATACTGAAGATGTCTTCCTTGTCACGTTTGAAGAAGGGCTCAAAGTACAGCGTTGGATTGATACATTGTTTTTAGAAAGATCATAA
- a CDS encoding FAD-dependent oxidoreductase: MKVVIIGGDAAGMSAAMEIYRNDKEAEILVLERSAIYSYGQCGLPYVINGKVSHTDELIARDVETYREKYGMDARIFHEVTAIDTQAQIVYATDVNSNEAFEFSYDRLLIATGASPTMPAWENQHLQGIHYVKTIPEMDVLMKDLANTKHVTVIGAGYIGLEVAETIRARGLKVRMIQRGTQLMANLDPELAELVLEEAIKNGIDVLLEEEVIGFEGQQNIRGVRTNKGSHETDLVIVATGVKPNTQFANGFAKLPNGALIVNEKMETSIPNVYAAGDCASHYHRVKQKDDYLPLGTTANKQGRIAGLNIAGIEQTFKGIVGTSILKFFDLQIGMTGLTNEAADDLNHVVEVYRYEANDVASYYPPVSPMKIRMLVEQQSRQLLGMQAIGESGVDKRIDVFATALFNAMTFEDLLDLDLAYAPPFNGVWDAIQQAPKRYGKK, encoded by the coding sequence ATGAAAGTAGTAATTATTGGCGGAGATGCGGCAGGTATGAGTGCAGCGATGGAAATTTACAGAAATGATAAGGAAGCGGAAATTCTTGTGCTAGAGCGCAGTGCGATTTATTCGTATGGTCAATGTGGCTTGCCGTATGTGATTAATGGGAAAGTATCGCATACAGATGAATTAATCGCTCGAGATGTGGAAACGTATCGTGAAAAGTATGGTATGGATGCACGCATATTCCACGAGGTCACAGCGATTGATACGCAGGCTCAAATTGTGTATGCGACAGATGTAAATAGCAACGAAGCATTTGAATTTTCCTACGACCGATTGTTAATTGCGACTGGTGCTTCACCAACGATGCCAGCATGGGAAAACCAACATTTACAAGGGATTCATTATGTGAAAACGATTCCTGAGATGGATGTGCTTATGAAAGATTTAGCGAATACCAAGCATGTTACAGTTATTGGGGCGGGGTATATTGGGTTAGAAGTGGCGGAAACGATTCGTGCTCGCGGCTTAAAAGTTCGTATGATTCAACGTGGTACTCAACTGATGGCGAATCTTGACCCGGAGTTAGCAGAGCTTGTGCTAGAGGAAGCAATTAAAAATGGGATTGACGTGTTGTTAGAAGAGGAAGTTATAGGCTTTGAAGGACAGCAAAACATACGAGGAGTTCGTACAAATAAAGGGAGCCATGAAACAGATTTAGTCATCGTTGCAACAGGTGTTAAGCCGAATACACAATTTGCGAATGGCTTTGCAAAATTACCAAATGGTGCGTTAATTGTTAATGAAAAGATGGAAACATCCATCCCGAATGTTTATGCAGCAGGGGATTGTGCGTCCCATTATCACCGAGTTAAACAAAAGGATGATTATTTACCACTTGGTACGACTGCTAATAAGCAAGGGCGTATAGCAGGCTTAAATATAGCGGGAATTGAGCAAACCTTTAAAGGCATTGTAGGCACATCCATCTTAAAGTTTTTTGATTTACAAATCGGTATGACAGGCTTAACGAATGAAGCGGCGGATGATCTTAATCATGTGGTAGAAGTGTACCGTTACGAGGCGAATGATGTGGCGAGCTATTATCCACCCGTAAGCCCAATGAAAATCCGCATGTTAGTCGAGCAGCAAAGTCGCCAATTGCTTGGTATGCAAGCTATTGGTGAAAGCGGAGTAGATAAACGCATCGATGTATTTGCTACAGCTTTATTTAATGCCATGACATTTGAAGATTTATTGGATTTAGATTTAGCGTATGCGCCGCCATTTAACGGAGTATGGGATGCGATACAGCAGGCACCAAAGAGATACGGGAAGAAATAA
- a CDS encoding YusW family protein, with the protein MKRNLLFALPLSLLLLGACNNDKETKVTTTEPVNTNTQTEANTNTIANEGAFNFNSFSLDVDYGINDSFEVDYELERDGVEASIEDRNNKVIKGNDAYTKLEPIFKSFQFTSTSTDQEIISEVLKAFDLDENYQEIEVEIHFSDGVKKEFKSKK; encoded by the coding sequence ATGAAAAGAAATTTACTATTTGCACTGCCATTGAGCCTTTTATTACTTGGGGCGTGTAATAATGACAAAGAGACAAAAGTAACAACTACGGAGCCAGTAAATACGAATACACAGACTGAAGCAAACACGAATACTATCGCTAACGAAGGTGCATTTAACTTTAACAGCTTTTCATTAGATGTCGATTACGGGATTAATGATAGCTTTGAGGTCGATTATGAATTGGAAAGAGATGGAGTAGAAGCTTCGATTGAAGATCGCAATAATAAAGTAATAAAAGGGAATGATGCCTATACAAAGCTAGAGCCCATTTTCAAATCCTTTCAATTCACATCTACCTCAACTGATCAAGAAATCATTTCAGAAGTATTGAAAGCTTTTGACTTAGATGAAAATTATCAAGAAATTGAAGTTGAAATTCATTTTTCTGATGGGGTGAAAAAGGAATTTAAAAGCAAGAAGTAA